The genomic stretch TACTGGGCCACACCGACGAAGAACGGGTGGTACGGCTCGCCGAGCCACTGCTGGACGTCACCATCCGCCCCGGCGACGCCCTCCTGCTCGAACCCCGCTCCGGCTACGTCTACGAAGTCGTCCCCAAGAGCGAAGTCGAAGAACTCGTCCTCGAAGAGGTCCCCGACATCGGCTACGACCAGATCGGCGGACTCGGCAACCAGATCGAAGCCATCCGCGACGCGGTCGAGCTGCCCTACCTCTACCCGGACCTCTTCAAAGAGCACGAGCTGCGCCCGCCCAAGGGCGTCCTGCTCTACGGCCCCCCCGGCTGCGGCAAGACACTCATCGCCAAAGCCGTCGCCAACTCACTCGCCAAGAAGGTCGCCGAGGTCACCGGTCAAGCCGCCGGCAAGAGCTTCTTCCTCAACATCAAGGGCCCCGAGCTCCTCAACAAGTACGTCGGCGAGACCGAGCGGCAGATCCGCCTCGTCTTCCAGCGTGCCCGCGAGAAGGCCAGCGAAGGCACCCCCGTCATCGTCTTCTTCGACGAGATGGAATCCCTCTTCCGCACCCGAGGCTCCGGCGTCAGCTCCGACGTGGAAAACACCATCGTCCCCCAGCTGCTCGCCGAGATCGACGGCGTGGAAGGCCTGCAGAACGTGGTCGTCATCGGCGCCTCCAACCGCGAGGACATGATCGACCCCGCCATCCTCCGCCCCGGCCGACTCGACGTGAAGATCAAGATCGAGCGTCCCGACGCCGAGGCAGCCAAGGACATCTTCGGCAAATACCTCACCGAACGCCTCCCGCTGCACGCCGACGACCTCGGCGAACACGGCGGCGACAAGGCCACCACCGTCCAGAGCATGATCCAGACGGCGGTCGAGCAGATGTACGCCGAATCCGAGGAAAACCGCTTCCTGGAAGTCACCTACGCCAACGGCGACAAGGAAGTCCTCTACTTCAAGGACTTCAACTCCGGCGCCATGATCGAAAACATCGTCGGCCGCGCCAAGAAAATGGCGATCAAGGACTTCCTCGAAAAGAGCCAGAAGGGCCTCCGCGTCTCCCACCTCCTCCAAGCCTGCGTGGACGAGTTCAAGGAGAACGAAGACCTGCCCAACACCACCAACCCCGACGACTGGGCCCGAATCTCCGGAAAGAAGGGCGAACGGATCGTCTACATCCGCACCCTCATCACCGGAAAACAGGGCGCAGACACCGGACGCTCCATCGACACGGTGGCGAACACCGGCCAGTACCTGTAAAAGCAGGGCGGCTGCGGGTCCCCTCACCGGGTACCCGCAGCCGACTGCTTTTCCGGCCACGACCGGAGCAGGCAATGACGCAAATGATCTCCCCACCAGCGCAAAGGCGTTCTAGGCTCGTTCCTACCGCCGAGTCGCGCAGTGCGGGGACGGGCACCGCACACGCACCGGAGCGCCAGCGGTACTTGAGCGGGGCCCACGACCGAGGGTGCCGCCCGGCAAGGAGGGCCGCATGACCGTACGGCGAGTAATGGGCATCGAGACGGAGTACGGAATCTCCGTCCCCGGCCACCCCAACGCCAATGCCATGCTCACCTCGTCCCAGATCGTCAACGCCTACGCAGCGGCGATGCACCGGGCCCGCCGGGCCCGCTGGGACTTCGAGGAAGAGAACCCGCTACGGGACGCGCGAGGCTTCGACCTCGCTCGCGAGGCCGCCGACGCCAGCCAGCTCACCGACGAGGACATCGGCCTCGCCAACGTGATCCTCACCAACGGCGCACGCCTCTACGTCGACCACGCCCACCCCGAATACAGCGCCCCCGAGGTCACCAACCCCCGCGACGCCGTCCTCTGGGACAAGGCCGGCGAACGCATCATGGCAGAAGCCGCCGAACGAGCCGCCCAGCTCCCCGGCGCCCAGCCCATCCACCTCTACAAGAACAACACCGACAACAAGGGCGCCAGCTACGGCACGCACGAAAACTACCTGATGAAGCGGGAAACCCCCTTCTCCGACATCGTGCGCCACCTCACCCCCTTCTTTGTCTCCCGCCAGGTCTTCGCCGGCGCCGGCCGCGTCGGCATCGGCCAGGACGGCCACGAACACGGCTTCCAGATCAGCCAGCGCGCCGACTACTTCGAAGTCGAGGTCGGCCTGGAGACCACCCTCAAGCGCCCCATCATCAACACCCGCGACGAACCCCACGCCGACGCCGAGAAATACCGCCGCCTCCACGTGATCATCGGCGACGCGAACCTCTCCGAGATCTCCACCTACCTCAAACTCGGCACGACCTCCCTGGTCCTGTCCATGATCGAGGACGGCTTCATCGCGGTAGACCTCGCGGTCGACCAGCCGGTACGCACCCTGCACCAGGTCTCGCACGACCCCTCACTGCAGCGCCTGGTCACACTGCGTAGCGGTCGGACCCTGACCGCGGTCCAACTGCAGATGGAGTACTTCGAGCTGTCCCGCAAGTACGTCGAGGAACGCTACGGCGCCGACGCCGACGAACAGACCAAGGACATCCTGACCCGCTGGGAAGACACCCTCACGCGCCTGGAGAACGACCCGATGAGCCTCGCCGGCGAACTCGACTGGGTCGCCAAGCGAGAGCTCATGGAGGGCTACCGCCGCCGAGACGGCCTCGACTGGGACGCCGCCCGCCTCCACCTCGTCGACCTCCAGTACGCCGACGTACGCGCCGAGAAAGGCCTCTACAACCGCCTCGCGGCCCGCGGCCGCATCAAGCGGCTCCTGGACGAGACGGACGTCGAGCAGGCCATGAGGAAGCCACCGGAGGACACGCGGGCGTACTTCCGCGGGCGCTGCCTGGAGCAGTACGCCGACGACGTCGCGGCCGCGAGCTGGGACTCGGTGATCTTCGACCTCCCGGGCCGGGACTCGCTACAGCGGGTCCCAACCCTGGAACCGCTACGCGGAACGCGAAATCACGTCAAGGAACTGCTGGACCGCTGCCGCACCGCGGAAGACCTGGTCAGGGTCCTGTCAGGCGGCTGAGCGGACCAGGCGGGCACCCGGCCCGCCCCGCGCGGGCAGGGTGGAAATCCCACCGCCCGGGAATCATCGAGGTGGCCCCCGTACGTTGGAGAAACTGCGGGGCCGATGTCGGACCCGGCTTGTAGGGTCTGATCATCACCGATCGGCAGGCGAACTGAGCGGGGTGAGGGTTATGGCAACCAAGGACACCGGCGGCGGCCAGCAGAAGGCCACGCGCGCGACCGAAGAGGTCGAGGAGCAGGCGCAGGACGCGCAGGCTTCGGAGGACCTCAAGGAGCGGCACGAGAAGCTGAGCGATGACGTGGACTCCGTGCTGGACGAAATCGATGACGTGCTCGAGGAGAACGCAGAGGACTTCGTTCGAAGTTTCGTTCAAAAAGGCGGCCAGTAGCCTTCGAATTGAAGGTGACGGGGGGATCTGGCTTGGAAAGCGAAGAAGATGTGAAGCGTTGCTCGCGGTGCAAGCAGTACAAGCCGCGGGCAGCGTTCGCACGGAACAAGGCCATGCGCGATGGGTTGCAGGTCTATTGCCGTGAGTGCGCGGCGGCATATCACCAACAGCGTCAGGTGGCCAAGGGGCGCAATGTTCGGCCGAGAGTGGAAGTGCCGCCGGGCCACAAGCACTGCCGTACCTGCGGCGAAACCAAGCCGCACAGCGAGTGGACGCGGAACAGTAGTGCCTCGGATGGCCTGGCAACCCTCTGTAAGGCGTGCAAGGCGGTAAAGGGTCGCCAGCACCATCTCAAGCGCAACTACGGCCTGACCGAGGCCGAGCGTGACGCGATGATCGCTGCTCAGCGCGGCCTCTGCGTGATCTGCCTGGCCGTCCCGCCCGTGCATGTGGATCACTGCCACAAGACGGGTAGGGTCCGAGGCGTACTGTGCTTCAACTGCAACTCGGCCATCGGCAAGTTGGGTGACGACCCCGACGCCGTGCGCCGGGCCGCCGCCTATCTGGAAGGAAACTCGTGGAAGCCAATACTCGTGGCACCGGGCGTCTACCAGCTGCCTTCCTGACGCCAGGATCCTCCTCCTTCATGGACTTCCTGTCCGAGCACCAGCCCGAGATGCTGCCCGGCAACCGGCAGCTGCCGCCCACGCAGGGCGTGATCGAGGCGCCCCACGGCACCACCATCGTCGCGGTGACCTTCCCGGGGGGCGTGGTGCTCGCCGGTGACCGTCGCGCCACCATGGGCAACATCATCGCTCAGCGGGACATCGAGAAGGTCTTCCCGGCGGATGAGTACTCGGCTGTCGGTATCGCCGGCACCGCCGGTCTCGCCGTGGAGATGGTGAAGCTCTTCCAGCTGGAGCTGGAGCACTTCGAGAAGGTCGAGGGTGCGCAGCTGTCGCTGGAGGGCAAGGCGAACCGGCTGTCGACGATGATCCGTTCCAATCTCGGCATGGCTATGCAGGGTCTGGCCGTGGTGCCGCTCTTCGCGGGTTACGACCTGGACCGGGAGAAGGGGCGGATCTTCTCCTACGACGTCACGGGTGGTCGCAGCGAGGAGCACAACTTCGCGGCGACGGGTTCCGGCTCGATCTTTGCGCGTGGTGCGATGAAGAAGTTGTTCCGTGACGACCTGAGCGAGGAGCAGGCGACCACGTTGGTGGTGCAGGCTCTGTATGACGCGGCTGACGATGACTCGGCGACCGGTGGTCCCGATGTCGCCCGCCGGATCTACCCGATCATCACGGTGATCACCGAGGACGGTTTCCGTCGGCTCACGGAGGGGGAGTCCTCCGAGGTCGCGCGTGCGGTGCTCCAGCGGCGTCTGGAGGAGCCGGACGGCCCGAAGGCCGCCCTGCTCTGAGTGCGGGCCCCGGTTTCTTGTGAAGGTGATCCAGTGACCAGGACAGAAAGGGACGGATAACCGGTGTCGACGCCGTTCTATGTCTCACC from Streptomyces roseochromogenus subsp. oscitans DS 12.976 encodes the following:
- the arc gene encoding proteasome ATPase — its product is MAAHDDDMNRGIRPGRGSDDPAGQIAYLEQEIAVLRRKLADSPRHTRILEERIVELQTNLAGVSAQNERLANTLREARDQIVALKEEVDRLAQPPAGFGVFLQANEDATADIFTGGRKLRVNVSPSVDLDDLRRGQEVMLNEALNVVEAMEYERVGDIVTLKEILEDGERALVLGHTDEERVVRLAEPLLDVTIRPGDALLLEPRSGYVYEVVPKSEVEELVLEEVPDIGYDQIGGLGNQIEAIRDAVELPYLYPDLFKEHELRPPKGVLLYGPPGCGKTLIAKAVANSLAKKVAEVTGQAAGKSFFLNIKGPELLNKYVGETERQIRLVFQRAREKASEGTPVIVFFDEMESLFRTRGSGVSSDVENTIVPQLLAEIDGVEGLQNVVVIGASNREDMIDPAILRPGRLDVKIKIERPDAEAAKDIFGKYLTERLPLHADDLGEHGGDKATTVQSMIQTAVEQMYAESEENRFLEVTYANGDKEVLYFKDFNSGAMIENIVGRAKKMAIKDFLEKSQKGLRVSHLLQACVDEFKENEDLPNTTNPDDWARISGKKGERIVYIRTLITGKQGADTGRSIDTVANTGQYL
- the dop gene encoding depupylase/deamidase Dop, translating into MTVRRVMGIETEYGISVPGHPNANAMLTSSQIVNAYAAAMHRARRARWDFEEENPLRDARGFDLAREAADASQLTDEDIGLANVILTNGARLYVDHAHPEYSAPEVTNPRDAVLWDKAGERIMAEAAERAAQLPGAQPIHLYKNNTDNKGASYGTHENYLMKRETPFSDIVRHLTPFFVSRQVFAGAGRVGIGQDGHEHGFQISQRADYFEVEVGLETTLKRPIINTRDEPHADAEKYRRLHVIIGDANLSEISTYLKLGTTSLVLSMIEDGFIAVDLAVDQPVRTLHQVSHDPSLQRLVTLRSGRTLTAVQLQMEYFELSRKYVEERYGADADEQTKDILTRWEDTLTRLENDPMSLAGELDWVAKRELMEGYRRRDGLDWDAARLHLVDLQYADVRAEKGLYNRLAARGRIKRLLDETDVEQAMRKPPEDTRAYFRGRCLEQYADDVAAASWDSVIFDLPGRDSLQRVPTLEPLRGTRNHVKELLDRCRTAEDLVRVLSGG
- a CDS encoding ubiquitin-like protein Pup, which codes for MATKDTGGGQQKATRATEEVEEQAQDAQASEDLKERHEKLSDDVDSVLDEIDDVLEENAEDFVRSFVQKGGQ
- a CDS encoding endonuclease VII domain-containing protein → MESEEDVKRCSRCKQYKPRAAFARNKAMRDGLQVYCRECAAAYHQQRQVAKGRNVRPRVEVPPGHKHCRTCGETKPHSEWTRNSSASDGLATLCKACKAVKGRQHHLKRNYGLTEAERDAMIAAQRGLCVICLAVPPVHVDHCHKTGRVRGVLCFNCNSAIGKLGDDPDAVRRAAAYLEGNSWKPILVAPGVYQLPS
- the prcB gene encoding proteasome subunit beta, with protein sequence MEANTRGTGRLPAAFLTPGSSSFMDFLSEHQPEMLPGNRQLPPTQGVIEAPHGTTIVAVTFPGGVVLAGDRRATMGNIIAQRDIEKVFPADEYSAVGIAGTAGLAVEMVKLFQLELEHFEKVEGAQLSLEGKANRLSTMIRSNLGMAMQGLAVVPLFAGYDLDREKGRIFSYDVTGGRSEEHNFAATGSGSIFARGAMKKLFRDDLSEEQATTLVVQALYDAADDDSATGGPDVARRIYPIITVITEDGFRRLTEGESSEVARAVLQRRLEEPDGPKAALL